The genomic interval CGCGCGTAGCCAAGTAGTCGAGGTAGCGTTCACAGGTGTTCCAGACCCGCTCAATGGAACCCGTCTCCCCGTAATAAAGATAGAGGTTGTGCGGGATGATGAACAGCGCTGCATCCCACACGGGCCCGATCCAATCGGCATAGCCCCAGCCCGAACTGGGAATGATTCCCGACAGATCGCCTCGCTCCCGCTGGTTGTCGACAAAATCCTTCATCCATTTCTCATATACCGTAATGCCGTCGAAGAACAACAGTCCGTAATCCATCGCCACATATCCGTCGGCTGTCCAGCCGTTCTTCTCTCGCTGCGGGCAGTCGGTCGGAATTCCGAACAAGTTCCCCAAATAGGAATTACGACTGGCGGCGACCAGTTTGTTGAGCACTTCGTCCGAACAGGCAAAACTCCCCACCGGCTCCACATCGGTATGCATACAGAGACCCGTCAGGCTCTCTGTCGTCAACTCCAGCGGCCGCGAAGCCGAAACCTCCACATAGCGGAATCCGTGATAGGTAAAACTGGGCTGGAAAACCTCCAGGCCTCCGCCGTCGAGAAAATAGGTATCGGTCTGAAGACGTTCGAAGGGATCGCGATGCTGGGGCATTCCATTTTTCTCACGCTGGAAATAGACATCGATATTGCCCTGATTCAAACGTCCGTCGGGATGCACCAGTTCCCCATGGGCCATTGTCACGCAGGTTCCGGCCTCGCCCTGCACCTGCAAACGGCAGACTCCCGTAATGTTTTCACCCAGATCGTAGACACAGGTATAAGCATCGATCCGGCGCATCGCAATGGGTTTCACCTCACGGACAATCCGGATCGGCGGCATCTGCTGGGCATCGATCTGCGATGCCGGAGCCTCGACCAACTGAGCCGGACGCCAATTGGAATCATCGTAACCGGGTTCGGTCCAGCCCTTGCGTTCGGCTCGGGCATCATAGACCTCGCCACTGTAAAGGTTGTTATAGGCGCTGCCACCGCTGTTCGTCCGCCAAGAGCCATCGGTCGGGACCGTCTGTACCGTTCCGTCGGCATAGGTCACGCGCAACTCGGCAATCATCCGCGGCCGCATCCGCCAGCGGGCCCGTTCGAATTCCCAGACTGCCAGCGACTGAATATTGAGCCATCCGTTCCCCAACTCCGCGGCGAGCACATTTGCACCCGGTCGGAGCAATTCTGTTACGTCGTAGGTCGAATAGAGCACCCGTTTGTCGAAATGCGTATAACCGGGATCGAGTTCATGGTCACCAATCCGCACTCCGTTTATGAAACATTCGTAATACCCCACACCACAGACATAGAGCCGAGCCGCACGAATCGGTTTCGTCTCCAGTTCGAAGCTCTTGCGAAGCAACGGCGCCTTCCGAAACTCCTTGTCGAAAGTGTCGCTGATCCATCGGCCCGTCCACTCCTCGGGAGCGAGTTTCGCCGTTTCGAAGGAGGCCGTCGGCGAGGTCAGTTTCCGACCCTCGGCACTCCACGCCTCGACCTGCCAATAATAACGGGTATGCGCGCTCAGAGGTTTTCCAGCATAGACGACACGCGGCATCGCTCCGGAAATGCGGGAAGAAAGCCACATGTCAGCCTTTCCTTTCCGCAACAGGTCCGGCGACGTAGCTACACTGATTCGGCAAAACGCCTGTCGAAATTCCCGATCGGAGTCGATCTCCCAAGTCAAACGCGGCGCCCGGGCATCAATTCCGAGCGGTTCCCTAAGATATTCGCAACGCAGGTGCCCGACGGCAGGCCTCCGATCCGCACCCGGACTCGGAAGCACTGCCAGCAGGCAAAAGCAGCATGCAAGAATCACCCTTTTCATCACAACGGATTTACTCTGCAGAAGGATAGTTTGCCATCAACGCCTCAAGGACACCGTAAAAGGCCGGTTTCCGATTGTGATCGTAATCGTACATCTGAGCCGAATCGTAGGGCCGAAACGAAGGATCGTGACCATCGCCCAGCCCCCAGAAGAAGATTCCGTCGATTCCTGCCCCAATTGCCGTGTTGACGCACTTCTTGTAGGCCTTCTTCTGATTTTCCAACTGCGTTTCGGTCAGAGTGGTCGGGACCGTAAAGGTCTGCGACATGTCCACCTCATTGAGATAGACCTTCAGGCCCGTATTCTTGAGCCACTTGATATGCTTTTCGAGCAGGTCCCAACGCGGCGTATTCTCCGGATCATCGAAACCGGCCTTCCCGAACTTGATGTGTGTCTGCAGCGCCACGGCGTCAATCGGCGTACCCTTGGCCAGAAGGTGCTTGACCAACTGTCGGAAGGCACAGCACCGCTTGTCCGTTTCCAGACTGAGTTCGAAGCCCGCATCGCTCAGAATCAACTCCGCCTCAGGAGCGTATTTACGGGCAAATTCGAAGGACAACCGGATATAGACCGGAATCTCCTTTTCAACATTGGCCTCGTTGTATCCCAAACCAGACTCTTCAGGTTCGGTTCCGAGCGGCGTCCAGACACACGATCGATAGGATCCCTTCTTGTTGGCCAGGATTGTCGCTTCGTTCACTACGGTCCACATATCCACCCGATCGCCGCCCATCGACTCGAGAACATTCTTGATCCGGTTTTCGAGCATCTCGGAGAGTTGCTCGACCGTCCACGGTGTCGAAGGCGACGTAAGCCAGCTCGGATAATAGGTATTGTGCGACATCAGGAAGTGCCCGATACTCTTCTTGCCCCGCTCTACGCACCAGTCCACCCAGGCTTTCTGGGCCGAAAGGTCGAACACCTCCAGCGAAGACCAGTTGTTCCACGCCGTCGGATAGCACGGGATCTGTAAAACGTTGTACTCGGTATCGATGATATCCTCGGTCGTCGGATTCGTATTCAGCGGTACTTCAGCCGTCCCTCCGATCAGCAGTGGTCCGGCATTGCCCTTGAGTGTCATGTCAGCCTCCTCGGTCTTGAATTCCAACTCCTCGTCCCCATACACGACTCCCTTGGCATTCTCGGCAAAAGCCCGCACGTAGTAGGTCGTTCCGGGAGTCAGACTCCCCACATCAAGAACGAAAGCCCCGACCTTCGGAGACGACATCCCGACCAGCGTTCCGGTCTCGGCCGTCGGCATGTGATCCTCCCCGACACACAATCCGGCACTGCGCAATGTTCCGCCGCCGTCGCTAACGATTTCGGAACTGAACGTTGCACTCACCCGCTCGGGCTCTCCCACCAGTTCGACCGAACCGACCTCGGCATAGTCCATCAACTCAGGCGATTCGGCCAACGTCGTAAACTGCACCTGAGCACTATAGACCAACCCTCTCCGATTCCGAGCATAAGCACGCGCATAATAGGAAGTTTCGGGAAGTAGATCGGTAAGCTGAATATCGAAACTGCCCGGCTCCGACACCGAAACATTCATTTTGGTGAGCACATCCACCGTGGGGTTCTGCACCGTTCCCCAGCAGAGTCCGCATACATCGGGATCCCCACCCCAATCCACGAGGCTGCCTCGCAGAGTGACGGCATTGTGCGTCAAAGAGGATTCGACGACCACAACATCCCCCAAAGTAGGCGTAGTCATACCTTGCGTCGAAGCGGATTCCGTGTCATCGTCTCCGCAACCGGCCAACCAGGCAGTGCAGGCCAAAGGCACGATCAATACGTGCCGGAACATCGTTGATTTCATAAGGGTCATTTTATTGGTTTCAGGTTATTCATAGTCGATTCTGATCAGTTTTGTCTTCCCGAAAGGGACTTTGATCTCTATTCGGATCGTATCGGAGCCATTGTTCCGCGCTATAGCCTCGCCACGTTCGACGTCGGTCAAAGCCGCAATCCGTCCCGGCAACTGCCGCAATGTCACTTCACAATGCGGATCGTCCGATTCGTGGTTGATGAGGAACAAATAACCCCGTTTATCCGAGGAGCGCAGGGCAGCCTCGATGTCGGGATTCGAAGAGTATACGTGCGACTGTACCCCAGCCTCTTCGAAGGCAGTTCGAACCCAAGCGTAAAGCGCATTGAGCGTCGCATCGTCCTCCGTCTTGCAAGCGTGAAAGTAGGTATCCTGCAGACAGAATCCGAAAAGTGTCGTGCGTCCTCGCCCCACCGAGCGGTCGATCTTCCAGGGAATTCCGCTGTCGGCACAGGCAACCTGCACGCCTTCGACGGGCTTGCATGGTCGGGGTGAGACGATTTTCGAGATGACTGTTCCCTCCGTCACAGCATCGAACACCGACGGTGAATCGGTTTCGCCCGATGTCGGCGGGAAAGAGAATTTCGAAGCCAGATTCACGAAGGGAACCCATTGCCCGGCCCGACGGATCCGGTCGGTGGAAGCCTCCGTCACACCGAACAGTTCACGCATCGTGGCACTCGGTTGGCGGTTCTCGTCGAGTTGCGGCACACAGTCGGCAATCACCACGCCTCCGTGCTCGACAAAACGGGTAATCCGCTGCGCCACCCGCTCCGGCAGCAGTTTCACGTCACACAGGACCAGCACCCGATACCCTTTGAGCGTATCGTCGGTAATCTGCTCTTCATGCAGGATATCCAGTTCGCCGAACGCCCGCAGGAAGAGTTCGTATGACAGTCCCACGTTGTAATACTCCTCCTGCAACAACAGGTATTGGGTTCGCGGAAAGAGAAAACAGGCATTCGCCTTTACTTTCGGCGCCTCGGTAATCCAAGCGCCCTCCTTCTGAAGAATCCGCATACCTTCACCATACTCGTCCCAGTGATTCCGGTCAACCGGAAGGTTGTGGCCCATATAGTCCGACGGTGAAATGATGTAATCGGCGCCTCCTCCTACAGCCGTGTAAAGCACCTCCCGTTCCGACCAATATTGTGCGGCCCGCTCCTTGCCCCGGAAACGGACAAACCACGCCTTGTTATAGGTCCCGACCCAGAAACCCATCTTTTTACCGTACTCCGTGGTCATGTTGCGCAACTGCGCCATCGTATAGTGCAACTGACTCATTCGCGGCTTCCGGTAGACGCCGGTCTCCCCGTAGCGGTAATCGAAGGTCAGGTAGGGATAGATGTCATAAACGAACAGATCGGCATAATCCCCGCCCCAATAGAAGACGTCGTCGATGGCCATCTGGCTGTTCGACCCCACACCACCGCCATAGACATTGTGGCTGTCGTGCGTCATGGCGATCCGGACCCGCGGATCGAACTCCCGCACTATCCGCTCGGTCTTGAGCCATCCGTCACGGAAAATCAGCGACTGGAAATTCAGAAAATCGAGCTGTTTGCGGGCATCGGCGGCAGCTTCTTCGAAGCTCGACGGCATCGGATAACCGTAACGGCGCTGAAACTCCGCCCGGGTTGCCGTGGAGTAATCCAAGTAGGGTTTGCGGTGGAACGGCTCGTCGATATATGGGAACACGTAGTCCGGAGTCTCGATCTCGCGCAACGAGGCCAGGCCGCGGCGGACATTCTCCCGGACGGTCGACTCATAGGTAGGATCGTAGACACTCACCCGAGGCGCCTCGTCCCGAATGAAGGCCTCGTGCCCGTGGGTCATGAAGTCAATCCGAAACCCCTCCTGCTGAAACCGCCGCACAATGGCCCGGCTCTTGTCACTGCGACAATCCCGGATCCAGATATTCGTCACGCCATGCGCCCGCAGGTCGTCGAGCGTAGCGGGATCGAATTCCCGGTCTTCGGCAATTTCGTAATATTGCAGGCTGAAGGGAAAGGGCTGCACCTCCGTCGTCTCCTGCCCTCGGGACCGCACCGTCAGAGTCAGCAAGCAGAGCGTCCAAATCAAATATTTTGGATAATAAGCATTCATGTTCCGGTTCCGGTTAATAGTTACCCTCATTGCGGTGGTCTCCGTGAGGCCGCACCGTCCGCTTCAACGGAATCGACATGCCGTCGGTCTGCTCCAGCCAGTCGTAAAGATCGGCATCGAGTTGCCGGATAATCTCCTGATAAGCGGGATCGGCGATCCGGTTCTGCAGTTCGTGCGGATCCTTGCGCAAGTCATAGAATTCGTTGGTATCCCAAATGCCATGATAACGGATGTACTTGTAATCGTCGGTCCGTACACCGTGCATGGTCGGAGTTTGCGGATATTCGTGCTCCCAGTAGTATTCGTAGAAGATCCTGTTTCGCCACGGAACCTCCTTCCCCTGCAGAAGCGGGATAAAAGATTCTCCGACCATTTGTTCCGGTTTGGCCAGCCCGGCGCATGCCAGGATCGTAGGTGCTATGTCGACATTCTGGACCATCGGTTCGAGCACCTGCCCCGCCGGGAAGAGCCCCGGAGCACGGATCAACATCGGCACCCGGACCGATTCCTCGTAAAAATGACGTTTGTCGATCAATCCATGCTCACCCCAGCAGAAGCCGTTGTCGCCCATGTAGATCACCACGGTATTCTCATCGAGCCCCATTTCACGGAGGCTGTCCAGTACCCGGGTGATACTCTCATCAACGGCCCGCAACGTCTCACAATACTTCCGCACCTCATCCTGCCAGTCCCGGCGTCCGTTGTAGGCGTAATCCACACCGTGCCAACTCTCCCGCTGGCGTTTCACCCAATCGGGCTTCATCTCCTCGCCGTAGTAGTCGCTGCCCGAAAGGGGCTTTCCGGTCCGGGAATCCTTGTTGGGCGTAGGCGTAATATCGTAGAAGGGGTTCCGGAAGGAGACGGGAAGCGGGACCTCCTTGTCCGCATAACACCCCTCGTAACGCTTCGGAGCTTGAAACGGATCATGTACGCCCTTGTGCGAAAGGTAGACGAAGAACGGCTTGCCCGCATCCTTTTGTTCGCGAATAAAGTCAATGGCATGGTCAGTGAGCAGATCCCCCAGATAGGTGCTGTCGCGGAACTCCTGCCACTGTCCGTCGATGTTGATACGAGGATTCCAGTATTCACCCTGTCCGCGGATTCCCTCCCAATGGTCAAATCCCGGCTGGGGGTCCCCCGTATCGTTTCCCATGTGCCATTTTCCGAAGAAGGCGGTCGTATAACCCGCTTGCTGGAGATATTCCGGGAAGAAGGTCAGACCTTCGGGCAGCGGTGCGGCATTGTCCACGACGTGATGGGTGTGGGAATAGAGTCCCGTAAGGATCGAGGCCCGGCTCGGTGAGGAGAGCGACGTGGTCACGAAAGCGTTCCGGACATAGGCTCCTTCCCTGGCCATCCGGTCCATGGCCGGAGTTTCGAGCCAGGGGATCGTTCCCAGAAAACCCATATAATCGAAGCGATGGTCGTCCGAAAGGATAAAAACCACGTTGCGCGGCTGTGCTCCTTCCAGGCGGTCGAGTTTCAACGTCTGGCGATCGCAACCCGCCACGACGGAACACCCTCCAGCCACCAGTATCGCGGTTCCCCGTATGATATTCAGATCAGTAGGCATCTCTCAAGGTTTTAATGGTCAACAACCGCACGAACTCTCCGGGAGTGAGATCCGTACGCACCTCTACGCTCACGGGATGTCCGGGCATCAGATCGAAATAGTTATCGGAGAAGAATCCCTCCGCATCGTTCAAACCGAGACATACGCCCCGGGCAAAGCCGTCGCAACGCAATGTCAGGCGGATTCCGGAATCAGTCGCCGCAGCAGCGGTGTCTACCCGGACTTCGGGATAAGCCATCTCCTTCTGTTTTGCCAGGAAACAGTTGTTGGAGTAGATTTTCCGCTCCCCGCGGGGTGTGAAGAGTACCTGAACGACCACCTCTTCGGGCGCCTGCCCGCCGAGAAGTCCATCGAGAGCGATCTCGGCACATTTTCGGCTCTCGTCGGCCTGCAGGCGGACAGACTGCCGGAACGTTCCGGCACGTTTCCCGTCCATCGTCCAGGCAACCGCCTCCAACGACCCGTTGACAGCTTGCTGCCGATCGGAAACCACCCAGAGTTCCAGTTTGCCGGCGCGTGCCACCGGCGAGACGAGGATGTCGTCGAAAGCCTTAGCGGCAAAATAGTGCAACGCTTTCCAGCGTCCGTAATAGTCCCGGCTCGACCAGGAGGCTACCGGCCAGCAATCGTTAATCTGCCAGAAGAGCGTCCCCATGCAATAGGGCTTTTCACGTCGATGCGCCTCCATGGCAATCTTGACGGCATCCGCCTGCAGAATCTGGGTCATATAGAGGAAACTTTCGAAATCCTTCGGCTCGCGGTACTCCTTGAGCAGCTGTTTCCGGATCCGCTCGTTGGCATTCATGCCGCCCCGCTGATGCCACATCATCGCATCGGAAAGGATATTCCAATCCTCCGCCTCAGGGGCATAGCGCATTACCGTCGCCAGTTCAGGGAACGACTGGAAGCCATATTCGCTGAAGAAGCGTGAGCGCTCGTCCCGAAATGCCGAGATCGGGTGTGTTGCATTCCAAACGCCCCAGAAATGGCGGTCGCCCTCGTTGTCGGCCTGCCCCTTGTCGGGCGAGGAGAAGGGAGACGACGGCGTGTAAGCCACTCCGTTTCCGTACTCCCGGACCACATCGGCCAGCGTAACGAAGTATTGGTCGGCATACTCTTTCCAGATCTTCTCGGCCCAGGCCGGATTCTGACGTTCATAGTTCTCCTTCCAGCCCCAGCTGAACCAGGCAGTCTGGTTTTCGTTGTTCCCGCACCATACGGCAATCGACGGATGGTTCCGCAACCGCTTTACATTGTCCACCGCCTCACAACGAATGTTTTCGAGCAGCGCGCCTTCCGCCGGATAGAGGCTGCAGGCAAACATAAAATCCTGCCAAACAAGCAGCCCGTAACGGTCGCACAAGTCATAAAAGGCATCGTCCTCGTAGATTCCGCCGCCCCAGACCCGGAGCATGTTCATGTGCACGGCCGCAGCATCTGCCACGGTCTTTTCGTAATCAGCCCGTGTCACCCGCGGCAGGAAACTGTCCGAAGGAATGTAATTGGCTCCCTTAGCAAAGACCCGGACACCATTGAGCCGGAAATAGAAACTCTGCCCGTCGGCATCCCGTTCGCGCACCAGTTCAATCGAACGGATGCCCGTCGTAACCGTCCGGCTGTCTGCCATCCGGCCGTCGACGGAGAGTTCCGTGCGGAAATCGTAAAGTTCGGGGGATCCCAACCCGTTGCACCACCACAACCGGGGATTCCGAAGCGTAAACTCCACCCGCACCCGGTTGTTTCCGGGTTTCAAGTCGCAGGCGACCTCACCCAGCAGGCGTTCCGCCCCGGCATCGTAGACGGCAACCCGTGCTCCGGGAGTCACCTCCCGGGCTGTAATCTCGACTTCGCAGGCAATCTCTGCCGAACGCTGCGAAACCCGTTGCTGCGCCACCGCAACATCTTCGAGGAGCACATCATCCCACGCCTCAAGAACCACCGGTCGCCAGATCCCAGAGGTCACCAGACGCGGACCCCAGTCCCAGCCATAATGGTAGCCCGCCTTCCGGGCGAAAACACTCACCTTTTTTTCAAACAACCCGCCGTTTTGCGACTGGTCATTCCCAGCCTCATAACGGTACGGCAGTGCCTCCCACTTCGGCAAGTCGACCTTGATCGGCGAATGGAAATAGACCCGGAGCACATTGCCTTCCTTCCGCAGCCGTCCGGAGACATCCACCCGCCATTCGCGGAACATGTTGTCGGCAGAGAGGATCTTCTCTCCGTTCAGTTCGACATCGGCATAGGTATCCAGACCCTTGAAAACAAGGCGGTGACATTGGCGGCTCCACATTCCAGTCGGCAGGTCGAAGGTCGTTTCATAGACCCAGTCCTCCTTGTCGACCCATTGTACGTTGCGTTCATTCAGACGGAAGAAGGGATCCTCAATCAACCCACAGGCCAGCAAGTCCAGGTGGACAACGCCCGGCACCGAGGCTGGCCGCCACTGCTGAAGCCGCGCTTGTCGGAAACGCCACCCTTCGTGTAGTTCACAGCGCTCGACAGCCCCGACAACGGAGACGTTCAAGGCTGCCCACGCTGCGAAACACAACAAGCGGAATATCTGTTTTTTCAGCATCATTTATTTCCCTGTTTTTTCGGCGAGACCTTCAACAGGCGTGTTACGCCCGTAGGAGTCCCTTCGACGGCCAAAATCGTAAACCGGACACTGCCGTCATCCTGTTGCGTAAAATCGACCGTTCGACCCCATTCGACATCGAGAATCTCCCCAACCTCGAATCCAAGGTCCCGCAGTTCCACCTCCGTAATGGCCTCCCGGGCTTCGTGATTGATGACAAAGACGTAGGCCTCCCGGTCATTGCAGCGCAACGCCACCTCCATGTCCGGATTCGAGGAGAAAGCCCGGGCTCGGATCCCTGTATCAGCGAATACGTCGTGCACCAGCCGCTGCAACCCAGCCCGCGACTCTACATCATTCTCCTTCCAAGTCTGGAAATAGGTATCCTGCAGGCAGAATCCAAACAGATAGCAACGTCCCGTTCCTTCGCGGCGCGAAAGCAGCAGCGGATCACCCGAGGCCATGCGGGCCACCACTCCGGCATCCGAAGCCACACACGCCCGGGAAGTCACGACCCGGAAATCCTGCGGCACCCCGAAGGCTTCGCCCGCAGCCTTGTCGAAACGCTTTTCGGGGATGGGTGGCGGGGTCTTGAGTCCATGTGCCCATTGTGCCGGAAGCATCGAGAACGGATTCCACTGTCCCTTCTGTACGACACGGTCGGTCCGGGCAGACTCCACTCCAAAAAGACGTTTCATCGTCTCCAGCGGCTGCATCAAGGCATCGGTCTGAGGTACACAGTCAGCAATCACCACCCCGCCCCGCTTTACGAAGCGCACTATCCGTTCGGCAACCTCCTTAGGCAACATCTTCACATCGGCCAGCACCAGGATCTCATACCCGTTCATGGTGTCGTCGGTAATCTGCTCTTCATGAATGACATCCAGTTCGCCAAAGGCCCGCAGGCAGAGTTCGAATGTCAGGCCCACGTTGAAATACTCCTCCTGCAACTGCACGTACTGCGTGCGCGGAAAGAGGAAGCAGGCCCGGGCTTTCGGTTTCGGAGACTCCAGAATCCGGCCTCCGACCTTCTGCACGGTACGCATCGCACGACCGAAATCCTCCCAGTGGCGGGCATCGGAGGGGATATTGATTCCCGTAATGAGGTAATCGGCACCTCCGGCGATCGCCGTATAGGCCAATTCACGCTCCATCCAATACTGCTCG from uncultured Alistipes sp. carries:
- a CDS encoding family 78 glycoside hydrolase catalytic domain, producing MWLSSRISGAMPRVVYAGKPLSAHTRYYWQVEAWSAEGRKLTSPTASFETAKLAPEEWTGRWISDTFDKEFRKAPLLRKSFELETKPIRAARLYVCGVGYYECFINGVRIGDHELDPGYTHFDKRVLYSTYDVTELLRPGANVLAAELGNGWLNIQSLAVWEFERARWRMRPRMIAELRVTYADGTVQTVPTDGSWRTNSGGSAYNNLYSGEVYDARAERKGWTEPGYDDSNWRPAQLVEAPASQIDAQQMPPIRIVREVKPIAMRRIDAYTCVYDLGENITGVCRLQVQGEAGTCVTMAHGELVHPDGRLNQGNIDVYFQREKNGMPQHRDPFERLQTDTYFLDGGGLEVFQPSFTYHGFRYVEVSASRPLELTTESLTGLCMHTDVEPVGSFACSDEVLNKLVAASRNSYLGNLFGIPTDCPQREKNGWTADGYVAMDYGLLFFDGITVYEKWMKDFVDNQRERGDLSGIIPSSGWGYADWIGPVWDAALFIIPHNLYLYYGETGSIERVWNTCERYLDYLATREKNGILTYGIGDWVFYKARTDTHFTSTAFYWLDHALMARFAELTGRDAAKYRDKAAVLKQTIVDRWFDAEKELYANGTQAAQAVALALGLVPEGHEQAVADNLVRMIRENGHQLDFGMLGSKFVPAMLSAYGYADDAYWMITRPEAPSWANWIHRGLTTLPETWVLDEHFKDASLNHAFLGDVSAWMINTIAGINLDRRNPGFDSILIQPRFIEGLDWARGEYRSVRGWIRSEWKRSGNKIDLTVTVPANTEATLRLGEKSVALKTGVNQITVDAL
- a CDS encoding endo-1,4-beta-xylanase; this encodes MKSTMFRHVLIVPLACTAWLAGCGDDDTESASTQGMTTPTLGDVVVVESSLTHNAVTLRGSLVDWGGDPDVCGLCWGTVQNPTVDVLTKMNVSVSEPGSFDIQLTDLLPETSYYARAYARNRRGLVYSAQVQFTTLAESPELMDYAEVGSVELVGEPERVSATFSSEIVSDGGGTLRSAGLCVGEDHMPTAETGTLVGMSSPKVGAFVLDVGSLTPGTTYYVRAFAENAKGVVYGDEELEFKTEEADMTLKGNAGPLLIGGTAEVPLNTNPTTEDIIDTEYNVLQIPCYPTAWNNWSSLEVFDLSAQKAWVDWCVERGKKSIGHFLMSHNTYYPSWLTSPSTPWTVEQLSEMLENRIKNVLESMGGDRVDMWTVVNEATILANKKGSYRSCVWTPLGTEPEESGLGYNEANVEKEIPVYIRLSFEFARKYAPEAELILSDAGFELSLETDKRCCAFRQLVKHLLAKGTPIDAVALQTHIKFGKAGFDDPENTPRWDLLEKHIKWLKNTGLKVYLNEVDMSQTFTVPTTLTETQLENQKKAYKKCVNTAIGAGIDGIFFWGLGDGHDPSFRPYDSAQMYDYDHNRKPAFYGVLEALMANYPSAE
- a CDS encoding sulfatase, whose protein sequence is MPTDLNIIRGTAILVAGGCSVVAGCDRQTLKLDRLEGAQPRNVVFILSDDHRFDYMGFLGTIPWLETPAMDRMAREGAYVRNAFVTTSLSSPSRASILTGLYSHTHHVVDNAAPLPEGLTFFPEYLQQAGYTTAFFGKWHMGNDTGDPQPGFDHWEGIRGQGEYWNPRINIDGQWQEFRDSTYLGDLLTDHAIDFIREQKDAGKPFFVYLSHKGVHDPFQAPKRYEGCYADKEVPLPVSFRNPFYDITPTPNKDSRTGKPLSGSDYYGEEMKPDWVKRQRESWHGVDYAYNGRRDWQDEVRKYCETLRAVDESITRVLDSLREMGLDENTVVIYMGDNGFCWGEHGLIDKRHFYEESVRVPMLIRAPGLFPAGQVLEPMVQNVDIAPTILACAGLAKPEQMVGESFIPLLQGKEVPWRNRIFYEYYWEHEYPQTPTMHGVRTDDYKYIRYHGIWDTNEFYDLRKDPHELQNRIADPAYQEIIRQLDADLYDWLEQTDGMSIPLKRTVRPHGDHRNEGNY
- a CDS encoding glycosyl hydrolase 2 galactose-binding domain-containing protein — its product is MMLKKQIFRLLCFAAWAALNVSVVGAVERCELHEGWRFRQARLQQWRPASVPGVVHLDLLACGLIEDPFFRLNERNVQWVDKEDWVYETTFDLPTGMWSRQCHRLVFKGLDTYADVELNGEKILSADNMFREWRVDVSGRLRKEGNVLRVYFHSPIKVDLPKWEALPYRYEAGNDQSQNGGLFEKKVSVFARKAGYHYGWDWGPRLVTSGIWRPVVLEAWDDVLLEDVAVAQQRVSQRSAEIACEVEITAREVTPGARVAVYDAGAERLLGEVACDLKPGNNRVRVEFTLRNPRLWWCNGLGSPELYDFRTELSVDGRMADSRTVTTGIRSIELVRERDADGQSFYFRLNGVRVFAKGANYIPSDSFLPRVTRADYEKTVADAAAVHMNMLRVWGGGIYEDDAFYDLCDRYGLLVWQDFMFACSLYPAEGALLENIRCEAVDNVKRLRNHPSIAVWCGNNENQTAWFSWGWKENYERQNPAWAEKIWKEYADQYFVTLADVVREYGNGVAYTPSSPFSSPDKGQADNEGDRHFWGVWNATHPISAFRDERSRFFSEYGFQSFPELATVMRYAPEAEDWNILSDAMMWHQRGGMNANERIRKQLLKEYREPKDFESFLYMTQILQADAVKIAMEAHRREKPYCMGTLFWQINDCWPVASWSSRDYYGRWKALHYFAAKAFDDILVSPVARAGKLELWVVSDRQQAVNGSLEAVAWTMDGKRAGTFRQSVRLQADESRKCAEIALDGLLGGQAPEEVVVQVLFTPRGERKIYSNNCFLAKQKEMAYPEVRVDTAAAATDSGIRLTLRCDGFARGVCLGLNDAEGFFSDNYFDLMPGHPVSVEVRTDLTPGEFVRLLTIKTLRDAY